The proteins below are encoded in one region of Geomonas ferrireducens:
- a CDS encoding TOBE domain-containing protein: MSQGAKHGIELEGALWFHKDDQKFLGLDRIKLLEKIDELGSITKAAKAVGISYKNAWDLVNMINNLAEKPLVERVTGGRGGGGTTLTPYGKDVVKQYGVLQEEHRKFLENLEGRLGDTASLYQLLRRISMKVSARNVLSGIITSITRGPVNAEVILTLTGGAPLVAVITNGAVDNLALREGGSAYAIIKASSVMVGTDLHDAKISARNVMCGTVVKVIEGAVSTEIDVEVGGGNTISAVITHESGTTLGLKVGGHACTLFKASSVILGVS, translated from the coding sequence TTGAGTCAGGGCGCAAAACACGGCATTGAGCTTGAGGGGGCTCTCTGGTTCCACAAGGATGACCAGAAGTTCCTTGGGCTGGACCGGATCAAGCTGCTTGAGAAGATAGACGAGCTAGGCTCCATCACCAAGGCGGCGAAGGCGGTGGGGATCAGCTACAAGAACGCCTGGGACTTGGTCAACATGATCAACAACCTCGCCGAGAAACCGCTTGTCGAGCGGGTGACCGGCGGCAGGGGGGGCGGTGGGACGACCCTCACCCCGTACGGCAAAGATGTGGTGAAGCAGTACGGCGTGCTCCAGGAAGAGCACCGTAAATTCCTGGAGAATCTCGAGGGGAGGCTGGGCGACACAGCAAGCCTGTACCAGCTCCTGAGGAGGATTTCCATGAAAGTAAGCGCCCGCAACGTTTTGTCCGGAATCATCACCAGTATCACCCGGGGGCCGGTTAACGCCGAGGTCATCCTCACCCTCACCGGCGGGGCCCCGCTTGTCGCCGTCATCACCAACGGCGCCGTCGACAACCTTGCCCTCAGGGAAGGTGGCTCCGCCTACGCCATCATCAAGGCGAGCTCGGTCATGGTCGGCACCGACCTGCACGACGCGAAGATCAGCGCCCGCAACGTCATGTGCGGTACCGTCGTCAAGGTCATCGAGGGAGCGGTCTCCACGGAAATCGACGTCGAGGTGGGGGGCGGCAACACGATAAGCGCCGTGATCACGCACGAAAGCGGGACCACCCTGGGCCTCAAGGTCGGCGGACACGCCTGCACCCTCTTCAAGGCCTCAAGCGTCATCCTCGGCGTAAGCTGA